CACGGCGGAGTTCTCCCGCATCGGCCAGTCGGGCGCGACGTACGTCGTGTTCCAGAACACCTCCGCGCCGGCGGCCGTGGCCCTGCGGAACGCGCGGGGGCTGGGGATCGACGCCACGTTCGTGTGCCTGAACTGGTGCGCCAACGCGCTCCTGTGGCGGCTGGCGGAGGACGCGGCGGAAGGGGTGGTCGGGGCGATCCCGTGGGCGCCGCTCACCGCCGATGTGCCGGGGGTCCGGGACATCCGCGACTACCTCGCGTCCCGGGGCGATGACTACGGCGACAAGACGAACGCGTACACGCAGGGGTGGTGGACGATGGCGGTGTTCGTCGAGGGGATCCGGCGGGTGCTCGACGCGGGGCAGGAACTGACCGGAGAGAACATCAAGCGGGCGCTGGAGACGATCGATGGGCTCGACACGGGCGGGGCCGGGCCGCCGCTCACCTTCACGCCGAGCGACCACCGGGGGTCGAAGGGGCTCCGGCTCTTCCGCGCCGAAGACGGGCGGTGGACCCCGCTGACGGAAGTCCTCACAGCCCCTTGAGTTCGGTGAGCGCCAACGCCCTGCTCGAACTCAACAGCGTCGAGGTCCTCTACGACGACGTGATCCTCGTCCTGCGCGGACTGTCGCTCGAGGTGCCGGAAGGGCACATCGTCGCCCTCCTCGGCTCCAACGGGGCCGGAAAGACGACGACGCTCAAGGCGATTTCGGGCCTGCTCAAGGTCGAGGACGGCGAGGTCACGGACGGATCGATCCGGTTCGACGGGCACGAGATTCACGGCCTGCCGGCGGATCGCATCGTGCGCCGGGGGATCTTCCAGGTCGTCGAGGGGCGGCACGTGTTCGAGCACCTCACGGTGCACGAGAACCTGCTCGCGGGGGCGCACACGCGCCGCGACCGCGGCGGGGTGCCGGCGGACCTCGAGTGCGTCTACGGGTACTTCCCGCGGCTGGCGGAGCGGAAGCGGCAGTGGGCGGGCTACCTGTCGGGCGGCGAGCAGCAGATGCTCGCGCTCGGGCGCGCGCTCATGGCCCGCCCCCGCCTCATGCTCCTCGATGAGCCGTCGCTGGGGCTCGCGCCGATACTCGTGCAGGAGATCTTCGAGATCATCCGGCGGATCAACGAGGAGGAGGGGACGACCATCCTTCTCGTCGAGCAGAACGCGCGCCTCGCCCTCTCCGTCGCGGACTACGGATACGTCATGGAGTCGGGCCGCGTGGTGCTGGAGGGTTCCGCGGAGGAACTGGGGAAGAACGAGGACGTGCGCGAGTTCTACCTGGGCCTGAGCGAGATCGGGCGGCGCTCGTATCGCGACGTGAAGCACTACCGCCGCCGCAAGCGGTGGCTGTCGTGAGCACGGTGGGGCGTCGTCCCCTGGACGCCGCGGAAGCCCCGCCCGACTGGGACGCGGCGCAGGATGCGCTGGCGGACCGGGCCGTCCGCCTCGCGCTCGAGCGCAGCGGGGAAGCC
The Candidatus Palauibacter scopulicola genome window above contains:
- a CDS encoding ABC transporter substrate-binding protein, which codes for DLTGPTADVGLDYAEGVQGHVEWLNARGGVGGRPVRLIYQDYGYQVDRAEQLYTQFVQEGALIFMGWGTGDTEALRLRIAEDRIPFSSASLSHVLGDAHESPYNFLVATSYSDQFRIVLRWIAEDHRANGGAGNARVAFMHNASPFGLSPWVQGGEDYAREIGVDVTAYEMPRGATDYTAEFSRIGQSGATYVVFQNTSAPAAVALRNARGLGIDATFVCLNWCANALLWRLAEDAAEGVVGAIPWAPLTADVPGVRDIRDYLASRGDDYGDKTNAYTQGWWTMAVFVEGIRRVLDAGQELTGENIKRALETIDGLDTGGAGPPLTFTPSDHRGSKGLRLFRAEDGRWTPLTEVLTAP
- a CDS encoding ABC transporter ATP-binding protein, producing the protein MLELNSVEVLYDDVILVLRGLSLEVPEGHIVALLGSNGAGKTTTLKAISGLLKVEDGEVTDGSIRFDGHEIHGLPADRIVRRGIFQVVEGRHVFEHLTVHENLLAGAHTRRDRGGVPADLECVYGYFPRLAERKRQWAGYLSGGEQQMLALGRALMARPRLMLLDEPSLGLAPILVQEIFEIIRRINEEEGTTILLVEQNARLALSVADYGYVMESGRVVLEGSAEELGKNEDVREFYLGLSEIGRRSYRDVKHYRRRKRWLS